The following are from one region of the Haemophilus parainfluenzae genome:
- the prmA gene encoding 50S ribosomal protein L11 methyltransferase, with product MAWIQIRLNSTNEKAEKISDFLEEIGSVSVTFMDSQDTPIFEPLPGETRLWGNTDVIALFDAETDMNEIVSLLKQAHHLDENTAYKIEQIEDKDWEREWMDNFHPMQFGKRLWICPSWREVPDQNAVNVMLDPGLAFGTGTHPTTALCLEWLDGLDLTGKTVIDFGCGSGILAIAALKLGAKNAIGIDIDPQAILASRNNAEQNEVADRLQLFLSDDKPADLKADVVVANILAGPLKELYPIISQLVKEGGDLGLSGILETQAQSVCDAYAQSFDLDPVAVKEEWCRITGKLKSA from the coding sequence ATGGCGTGGATTCAAATTCGCTTAAATAGTACAAATGAAAAAGCTGAGAAAATTAGCGATTTTTTAGAAGAAATCGGCTCAGTTTCGGTGACATTTATGGATAGCCAAGATACGCCGATTTTTGAACCACTTCCGGGCGAAACGCGTTTGTGGGGAAATACTGATGTGATTGCCTTGTTTGATGCAGAAACCGATATGAACGAAATTGTGAGTTTGCTTAAACAAGCACATCATTTAGATGAAAATACGGCTTACAAAATTGAGCAAATTGAGGATAAAGACTGGGAACGTGAATGGATGGATAACTTCCACCCAATGCAATTTGGTAAACGTTTATGGATTTGCCCAAGCTGGCGTGAAGTGCCGGATCAAAATGCGGTGAATGTGATGCTTGATCCTGGTTTAGCTTTTGGGACAGGTACCCATCCGACAACCGCACTTTGTTTAGAGTGGTTAGATGGTTTGGATTTAACAGGCAAAACCGTCATTGATTTTGGGTGTGGCTCAGGGATTCTTGCTATTGCGGCCCTTAAATTAGGCGCGAAAAATGCGATTGGTATTGATATCGATCCACAAGCGATTCTCGCCAGTCGTAATAATGCAGAACAGAATGAGGTGGCAGATCGTCTTCAGCTTTTCTTATCCGATGACAAACCTGCCGATTTAAAAGCGGATGTCGTTGTAGCGAATATTCTTGCGGGTCCATTAAAAGAACTTTACCCAATTATTTCTCAATTAGTGAAAGAGGGTGGGGATCTAGGACTATCCGGCATTTTAGAAACACAAGCACAATCGGTATGCGATGCTTATGCACAATCCTTTGATTTAGATCCTGTCGCGGTAAAAGAGGAATGGTGCCGCATTACAGGTAAATTAAAATCGGCTTAA
- the dusB gene encoding tRNA dihydrouridine synthase DusB — MRIGSYELKNRILLAPMAGITDQPFRRLCAHYGVGLTFSEMMSTNPQVWHTEKSKLRLAHSEELGLNAVQIAGSDPLEMAQAAAINVAYGAEIIDINMGCPAKKVNRKLAGSALLQFPDLVEKILKEVVNAVDVPVTLKIRTGWDKANRNCVQIGKIAEQSGIQALTIHGRTKECLFEGEAEYDNIRAVKQSISIPVIANGDIDSASKAKKVLEYTGADAIMIGRASLGNPWLFRAVEALVEHDTIIQTPSLREKCGHILRHIQELHQFYGEQKGYRIARKHVAWYLQGIQPDSVFRQTFNAINEPKEQLIVLEDFLNSILDKEKC; from the coding sequence ATGCGAATTGGTTCTTATGAATTAAAAAATCGTATTTTATTGGCTCCCATGGCAGGTATCACGGATCAACCCTTTCGACGTTTATGTGCCCATTATGGCGTGGGATTAACGTTTTCAGAGATGATGTCCACTAATCCACAAGTTTGGCATACAGAGAAATCGAAACTTCGTTTAGCACATAGTGAAGAGCTAGGACTAAATGCGGTGCAAATTGCAGGTTCTGATCCTTTAGAAATGGCCCAAGCTGCAGCAATTAATGTAGCCTATGGTGCTGAAATTATCGACATCAATATGGGCTGTCCCGCAAAGAAAGTAAATCGAAAATTAGCGGGCTCTGCACTGCTTCAATTTCCTGATTTAGTGGAAAAAATTTTAAAAGAAGTGGTGAATGCCGTTGATGTGCCTGTGACGTTGAAAATTCGCACAGGTTGGGATAAGGCAAACCGAAACTGTGTGCAAATCGGCAAAATTGCAGAACAATCTGGTATTCAAGCTTTAACCATTCATGGGCGGACGAAAGAATGCTTATTTGAAGGGGAAGCGGAATACGACAATATTCGAGCAGTCAAACAATCCATTTCAATTCCTGTTATTGCGAATGGTGATATTGATTCTGCCTCGAAAGCGAAAAAGGTACTTGAGTACACAGGTGCCGATGCAATAATGATCGGTCGTGCTTCATTAGGCAATCCGTGGCTTTTCCGAGCAGTGGAAGCGCTAGTAGAACATGATACGATAATTCAAACACCAAGTTTACGTGAAAAGTGCGGTCATATTTTGCGTCATATTCAAGAACTTCATCAGTTCTATGGCGAGCAAAAAGGCTATCGAATAGCCCGCAAACATGTCGCTTGGTATTTACAGGGAATTCAACCCGATTCCGTTTTTAGACAGACTTTTAACGCAATTAATGAACCGAAAGAGCAATTAATTGTGCTGGAAGATTTTTTAAATTCAATTTTGGATAAAGAAAAATGTTAG
- the fis gene encoding DNA-binding transcriptional regulator Fis has product MLEQQRSPSEALTVSVLNSQSQVTNKPLRDSVKQALRNYLSQLDGQDVNDLYELVLAEVEHPMLDMIMQYTRGNQTRAANMLGINRGTLRKKLKKYGMG; this is encoded by the coding sequence ATGTTAGAACAACAACGTAGTCCGTCTGAAGCGTTAACCGTTTCAGTTTTAAACTCTCAATCACAAGTAACAAACAAACCATTACGTGATTCAGTAAAACAAGCTTTACGCAATTACTTATCACAATTAGATGGTCAAGATGTGAATGATCTTTACGAATTAGTATTAGCGGAAGTTGAACACCCGATGTTAGATATGATTATGCAATACACCCGCGGTAACCAAACCCGTGCGGCAAACATGCTCGGTATTAACCGTGGTACATTGCGTAAGAAATTGAAAAAATACGGTATGGGCTAA
- a CDS encoding energy transducer TonB, protein MNSQQAKRSLLGLVISLLVHGAIVGALLWNWHKPSEAASNAEGEISTTISMEMIQGMRVEEPAPEPEPEPQQAEPEQEKQETVADPTKQPEPEKKKEPEKKPEKPIEKPKPKPKEKPKEKPKNEVKTEKPVEMPKNLPIGDKNINSTATANSKATTTGQPGTNGVQGGSGTNTDELNAYRAAIRREIERHKRYPARAKMMRKQGVVSVSFSVGADGSLSGERVTTSSGDESLDNAALEAVRSARPVGPKPAGFASSVSVPISFTIQ, encoded by the coding sequence ATGAACAGCCAACAAGCGAAACGATCATTATTAGGTTTGGTTATTTCTCTATTGGTTCATGGTGCCATTGTAGGCGCATTGCTTTGGAATTGGCATAAGCCAAGTGAAGCGGCAAGTAATGCGGAAGGCGAAATTTCTACAACGATTTCAATGGAAATGATTCAAGGAATGAGAGTGGAAGAACCAGCTCCAGAGCCGGAACCTGAACCTCAACAGGCAGAGCCTGAACAGGAAAAACAGGAAACTGTCGCGGATCCGACAAAGCAACCGGAACCCGAGAAGAAAAAAGAGCCTGAGAAAAAGCCAGAAAAACCAATTGAAAAACCGAAACCAAAACCGAAAGAGAAGCCCAAAGAAAAACCTAAAAATGAGGTAAAAACAGAGAAACCGGTAGAGATGCCAAAGAATTTACCGATTGGTGATAAGAATATCAATTCAACGGCTACGGCGAATTCTAAAGCAACGACTACAGGCCAACCTGGTACAAATGGTGTTCAAGGTGGTTCTGGTACTAATACGGATGAACTGAATGCTTATCGTGCAGCGATTCGACGTGAAATTGAACGCCACAAACGCTATCCCGCTCGTGCTAAGATGATGCGTAAACAAGGCGTGGTGAGTGTGAGTTTTAGCGTGGGAGCAGATGGTTCCTTATCTGGAGAACGTGTAACAACTTCCTCTGGTGATGAAAGCTTAGATAATGCAGCGCTTGAGGCTGTGAGAAGTGCGAGACCTGTTGGTCCAAAACCCGCGGGATTTGCTTCTTCAGTCAGTGTACCAATTAGCTTCACTATTCAATAG
- the exbD gene encoding TonB system transport protein ExbD codes for MKKFDEINIIPFIDIMLVLLAIVLITASFISQGKIQVNVPKASSTVAFKSDELAKLLTVTADKQLYFNDKPISQEALEKEIASWNKDQKVTLKIDAEASFQDFVTITDMLSKNDIKNVAIVSMKDKGSPNKTTQENETKNTPTLGGVARGGVGVGHNQ; via the coding sequence GTGAAAAAATTTGATGAAATCAACATTATTCCTTTCATCGACATTATGTTGGTGTTATTAGCGATAGTGTTGATCACCGCATCCTTTATTTCTCAAGGAAAAATTCAAGTCAATGTGCCCAAAGCCAGTTCAACGGTCGCATTCAAATCAGATGAATTAGCCAAATTATTAACCGTGACGGCAGATAAACAACTTTATTTTAATGATAAACCGATCTCCCAAGAAGCCCTTGAAAAAGAGATCGCGAGCTGGAATAAAGATCAGAAAGTCACATTAAAAATTGATGCAGAAGCCTCTTTCCAGGATTTTGTGACGATTACTGACATGTTATCGAAAAACGACATTAAAAATGTCGCGATTGTTTCGATGAAAGATAAAGGTTCACCAAACAAAACAACGCAAGAAAATGAAACAAAAAATACGCCAACACTAGGCGGAGTTGCACGTGGAGGCGTTGGAGTAGGACATAATCAATGA
- the exbB gene encoding TonB-system energizer ExbB, translated as MPKLFEFLQQYSDYIIIGLLLLMSVIMLATVIERFIFLSRVNVAKYSNIHALEIDLNRNMTIISTVGANAPYVGLLGTVIGILLTFYQIGQAGGDVDAGAIMMHLSLALKATALGILVAIPSMIFYNGLGRKVEVNRLKWKVLNAQKDKE; from the coding sequence ATGCCAAAACTTTTTGAGTTTTTACAACAATATAGTGATTACATCATTATCGGACTTTTACTTCTTATGAGTGTAATCATGCTTGCTACTGTGATTGAACGTTTTATCTTTTTAAGCCGTGTCAATGTCGCTAAATATTCCAATATACACGCTCTTGAAATTGATTTAAATCGCAATATGACAATCATTTCAACCGTTGGCGCAAACGCACCTTATGTGGGTTTGTTAGGAACGGTAATTGGTATCTTATTAACCTTTTATCAAATTGGTCAGGCGGGCGGTGATGTTGATGCTGGCGCAATCATGATGCATCTCTCTCTTGCCTTAAAAGCAACTGCTTTGGGTATTTTGGTGGCAATCCCTTCCATGATTTTCTATAACGGTTTAGGTCGTAAAGTGGAAGTTAACCGCTTAAAATGGAAAGTGTTAAACGCTCAAAAAGATAAGGAATAA
- the bcp gene encoding thioredoxin-dependent thiol peroxidase, with product MKTLQAGDLAPQFTLLNQDNQPVSLSNFKGKKVLIYFYPKALTPGCTTQACGLRDTKSELEKLGVVILGISTDSPKKLAQFVEKKSLNFTLLSDEDHQVAEQFGVWGEKKFMGRTYDGIHRISFLIDEQDKIQHVFDKFKTGEHHQVVLDYLQSL from the coding sequence ATGAAAACATTACAAGCGGGTGACTTAGCACCACAATTCACACTTTTAAATCAAGACAATCAACCGGTTTCACTTAGCAACTTTAAAGGCAAAAAAGTACTCATATATTTTTATCCAAAAGCTTTAACACCAGGCTGTACAACTCAAGCATGCGGTTTGCGTGATACCAAAAGTGAATTAGAAAAATTAGGTGTGGTTATTTTAGGCATCAGTACAGATTCCCCAAAAAAACTCGCTCAATTTGTTGAGAAAAAGTCGCTCAATTTCACCTTGCTTTCTGATGAAGATCACCAGGTTGCCGAGCAATTTGGTGTATGGGGGGAAAAGAAATTTATGGGGCGCACTTATGATGGTATTCATCGTATTAGCTTCCTCATTGATGAACAAGACAAAATTCAACACGTTTTTGATAAATTCAAAACAGGCGAACATCATCAAGTTGTCTTAGATTACCTGCAATCCCTTTAA
- the dapA gene encoding 4-hydroxy-tetrahydrodipicolinate synthase codes for MTTQTPLFSGSIVALVTPMDNHGHIDFETLEKLVEFHINSGTDAIVSVGTTGESATLSIDENVRVIEKTVEFAKGRIPIIAGAGANATSEAIVMTKLLHDSGVVGCLSVVPYYNKPTQEGMFQHFKAIAECTDLPQLLYNVPGRTGSDMKPETVARLAEIDNIVGIKEATGDVSRVTAIKELAGKDFIVLSGDDATGLEAMKLGAEGVISVTNNLAAKDMAAMCRYALAGDFAKAEEINARLMPLHKDLFIESNPIPVKWSAYRLGLIKTPHLRLPLTVLSESAQVRVEEALKIAGLI; via the coding sequence ATGACTACGCAAACCCCCTTATTTTCAGGCAGTATTGTTGCTTTAGTGACCCCAATGGATAATCATGGACACATTGATTTTGAAACGCTAGAAAAACTAGTTGAGTTTCATATCAATTCTGGCACAGATGCGATTGTTTCTGTGGGGACAACGGGTGAATCAGCCACTTTAAGCATTGATGAAAATGTACGAGTAATTGAGAAGACGGTTGAGTTCGCAAAAGGTCGTATTCCTATTATTGCAGGGGCGGGAGCAAATGCAACGAGCGAAGCCATTGTGATGACAAAGTTATTACATGATAGCGGTGTAGTGGGTTGCTTATCTGTGGTGCCTTACTACAATAAGCCAACTCAGGAAGGTATGTTCCAACACTTTAAAGCCATTGCAGAATGCACGGATTTACCACAACTTCTTTATAACGTACCAGGTCGTACGGGTAGTGATATGAAACCTGAAACCGTGGCACGCTTAGCAGAAATTGATAACATTGTAGGAATTAAAGAAGCGACGGGAGATGTCTCACGTGTTACTGCAATTAAAGAGCTTGCAGGTAAAGATTTCATTGTGTTAAGTGGTGATGATGCAACAGGACTAGAAGCGATGAAATTAGGCGCAGAGGGAGTTATTTCTGTGACAAATAACCTTGCAGCAAAAGATATGGCTGCAATGTGTCGCTATGCTTTAGCGGGCGATTTTGCGAAAGCGGAAGAAATTAATGCACGTTTAATGCCTTTACATAAAGATTTATTTATTGAATCAAATCCAATCCCGGTTAAATGGTCGGCATATCGTTTAGGTTTAATTAAGACTCCACATTTACGTTTACCTCTTACTGTGTTAAGTGAAAGCGCGCAAGTAAGAGTAGAAGAAGCATTAAAAATTGCTGGCTTAATTTAA
- the bamC gene encoding outer membrane protein assembly factor BamC, translated as MKKIVLSLVAAALLSACSNSVEKMQTANDTYQNSDREIPSFSPLASGGVTLPQADPTYELPQLNAKKERVDIRPPSTPLAIIKNSLTQFDGERALIVYTDAQAELYNLKQIERLLKEEGTNSTLNGAVLISDWAPTGRADDKANTEIRYKIEQVMAQDASALAVSVEQMRRDGVIYTPDQADKQRYASDRLNRFVAALTNAYNKQQQDLNNASAGPFQAGLITDTNGRMALGMDASFGQAWQRLGSALPKLGFKAISESAGRGYRELKYKPLDKQEWLRLGVNPPNLEKGVYQMQISAVGKQSAVVITDEDGKTLPNEAAQSLYSALSVLLAQ; from the coding sequence ATGAAAAAAATCGTACTGAGTTTAGTCGCAGCAGCATTATTATCGGCGTGTTCAAACAGCGTAGAAAAAATGCAGACGGCTAATGACACTTATCAAAATTCTGATCGTGAAATACCGAGCTTTTCTCCTTTAGCAAGTGGTGGTGTAACATTGCCGCAAGCCGATCCGACTTATGAACTTCCTCAGCTTAATGCGAAAAAAGAACGCGTGGATATTCGTCCGCCTTCAACCCCATTAGCGATTATCAAAAATTCTTTGACACAATTTGATGGCGAACGCGCATTGATTGTTTATACGGATGCGCAAGCCGAGCTTTATAATCTCAAACAAATTGAGCGTTTATTGAAAGAAGAAGGCACAAATTCGACGTTAAATGGTGCGGTATTAATTAGCGATTGGGCGCCAACGGGTCGTGCAGATGATAAAGCCAACACAGAGATCCGTTATAAAATTGAACAAGTTATGGCACAAGATGCGAGTGCATTAGCCGTTTCTGTGGAGCAAATGCGTCGTGATGGTGTGATTTATACCCCAGATCAAGCAGATAAACAACGTTATGCGTCTGATCGTTTAAATCGTTTTGTTGCTGCGCTCACTAACGCTTATAACAAGCAACAACAAGATTTAAATAATGCCTCAGCAGGACCTTTCCAAGCAGGTTTAATTACTGATACGAACGGTAGAATGGCATTAGGTATGGATGCAAGCTTTGGGCAAGCATGGCAACGTTTAGGTTCAGCTTTACCGAAATTAGGCTTTAAAGCCATATCTGAATCAGCTGGACGTGGTTATCGCGAATTGAAATATAAGCCATTAGATAAACAAGAGTGGTTACGTTTAGGTGTGAATCCACCTAATCTCGAAAAAGGGGTTTACCAAATGCAAATCTCTGCAGTGGGTAAACAAAGTGCGGTTGTGATCACTGATGAAGATGGCAAGACACTACCAAATGAAGCGGCTCAATCCTTGTATTCAGCATTAAGTGTATTGCTTGCACAATAA
- the folD gene encoding bifunctional methylenetetrahydrofolate dehydrogenase/methenyltetrahydrofolate cyclohydrolase FolD — MTAQIISGTELSKKIKSDVANKIEHYRAQGKRAPGLAVILVGADPASQVYVGSKRKSCEEIGMVSKSYDLPETTSETELLQLIDQLNADETIDGILVQFPLPEQINSTSVIERISPEKDVDGFHPYNVGRLCQRIPTLRACTPYGVMKLLETTGIDLHGKHAVIVGASNIVGRPMSLELLLAGATVTVTHRFTKDLEHHIRQADVLVVAVGKPRFIPGDWIKEGATVIDVGINRINGKLVGDVEYDVAIQKAAYITPVPGGVGPMTVAMLMFNTLYAYERNNQLV, encoded by the coding sequence ATGACTGCTCAAATTATTTCAGGTACTGAACTATCAAAAAAAATCAAATCGGATGTTGCCAATAAAATTGAACATTATCGTGCTCAAGGTAAACGTGCCCCAGGACTTGCGGTAATTTTGGTGGGGGCAGATCCCGCTTCTCAAGTCTATGTAGGCAGTAAACGAAAAAGTTGTGAGGAAATCGGGATGGTTTCAAAATCTTATGATTTACCTGAAACCACTTCGGAAACAGAACTATTGCAACTGATAGATCAATTGAATGCAGATGAAACCATTGATGGTATTCTCGTGCAGTTTCCATTACCTGAACAAATTAATAGTACATCAGTGATTGAGCGTATTAGCCCTGAAAAAGATGTGGATGGTTTCCATCCTTATAATGTGGGGCGTTTATGTCAGCGTATTCCAACTTTACGCGCCTGCACCCCTTATGGCGTGATGAAATTATTAGAAACCACAGGTATCGATTTGCACGGTAAGCATGCGGTGATCGTCGGCGCATCAAATATTGTGGGTCGTCCAATGTCGCTTGAATTGTTGTTGGCAGGTGCTACTGTCACAGTAACGCACCGTTTTACCAAAGATTTAGAGCATCATATTCGTCAGGCAGATGTTTTAGTAGTGGCCGTGGGCAAACCTCGTTTTATTCCAGGCGATTGGATTAAAGAAGGGGCAACAGTCATTGATGTAGGGATTAACCGTATCAATGGTAAATTAGTGGGTGATGTGGAATATGATGTGGCGATACAAAAAGCGGCTTATATTACGCCAGTACCGGGTGGAGTAGGGCCTATGACAGTTGCCATGCTAATGTTTAATACACTTTATGCCTATGAGCGTAACAATCAACTGGTTTAA
- a CDS encoding YadA C-terminal domain-containing protein, translating into MKKTLLFVCLFGSTSLAFAEDTATKTEVYAQVGRLDDRITETRSVLDNRITNERKELDERITGVDVRLNQTDKNLNDRINETDKNLNNRINDEVGRLDDRITNAQKDLNNRITGVDERLNQTDKNLNDRINETDENLNNRINDEVGRLDGRITEDRRALDERITENRKDLDNRITENRKDLDERITENRKDLDNRITGVEERVTDTQKNLNNLDNQVKNNTNNIQTNKTDIDDLKNRISHNSANNTQNTKALADKVNNNVQNIANNASRLDHMSNQVLTNTKEISDLRSEMTRSTESLRSDLKHNVKKLRAGISSAIALTQVPQAITSGESVLGVGAGTFRNESALAVGYSRASDNGKLLFKVGGTASSRGDFGAGAGVGIRWR; encoded by the coding sequence ATGAAAAAAACACTATTATTTGTATGTTTATTTGGAAGTACATCTCTTGCTTTTGCAGAAGATACCGCTACAAAAACTGAAGTTTATGCTCAGGTAGGAAGACTCGACGATCGTATTACTGAAACTCGTTCAGTTCTTGATAATCGAATTACAAATGAGCGTAAAGAACTTGACGAGCGCATCACAGGTGTCGATGTTCGACTAAATCAAACGGACAAAAATTTAAACGATCGTATTAATGAAACAGATAAAAATCTCAACAACCGCATTAATGACGAAGTGGGGCGTCTTGATGATCGTATCACCAACGCTCAGAAAGATTTAAATAATCGTATTACTGGCGTTGACGAACGTTTAAACCAAACCGATAAAAACTTAAATGATCGCATTAATGAAACAGATGAAAATCTAAATAATCGCATCAATGATGAAGTGGGTCGTTTAGATGGTCGAATTACTGAAGATCGTCGAGCGCTCGATGAACGAATTACCGAAAATCGCAAAGATTTAGATAACCGTATTACGGAAAACCGTAAAGATTTAGATGAACGAATTACGGAGAATCGTAAGGATTTAGATAATCGAATCACCGGTGTAGAAGAACGTGTTACTGATACACAGAAAAATCTAAATAACCTAGATAACCAAGTAAAAAATAACACAAACAATATTCAAACAAACAAAACCGATATTGATGATCTAAAAAATAGAATCAGCCACAATTCTGCAAACAATACTCAGAACACCAAAGCTCTTGCTGATAAAGTAAACAATAATGTGCAAAATATTGCGAATAACGCTTCACGCTTGGATCACATGTCAAATCAAGTTTTGACAAATACGAAAGAGATTTCTGATTTACGTTCTGAAATGACACGTTCCACTGAATCATTACGCTCTGATTTAAAACACAACGTGAAAAAATTACGCGCAGGCATTTCAAGTGCCATTGCATTAACACAAGTACCTCAAGCCATTACCTCTGGGGAAAGCGTGCTTGGTGTGGGGGCGGGAACTTTCCGCAATGAAAGTGCGCTAGCTGTCGGTTATTCTCGTGCATCTGATAATGGTAAACTGCTATTTAAAGTAGGCGGTACTGCAAGTAGCCGTGGTGATTTTGGTGCGGGTGCAGGTGTTGGGATACGTTGGCGCTAA
- the dauA gene encoding C4-dicarboxylic acid transporter DauA, which yields MHIKSLFSKNVFLAVKPFSALKESFREGYGKQKLIKDIIAGLTVGVIAIPLSMALAIASGVPPQHGLYTAIIAGIVIALTGGSRFNISGPTAAFVVILYPVTQQFGLSGLLMATLLSGIILVIMALSRLGRLIEYIPLPVTLGFTCGIGITIGTLQIKDFLGLDIAQMPPHYIEKVQAILTALPTINWADTAVGVITLFVLTQWHKLRLPVPGHLPAVIIGTLMALALGQFGFSVETIGTAFQYTLSDGTTGHGIPNVLPEFALPWNIPNAQGEVINWNFDRIQDILPAAFSMAVLGAIESLLCAVILDNMTDTKHHSNNELLAQGLGNIISPFLGGITATAAIARSAANVKSGAVSPIASVIHALLVLFSLLFFANALSYLPLSSMAALLLMVAWHMANVPEIIRLARRSTKNEIAVLFTCLILTVLFDMVIAISVGVLLASLLFIRTIAEMTKAIEQPAPEDLNDVLAYRISGPLFFAAADKLFADLHDKTVHTDHEIKHIVLQCDAVTVLDTGGIHALTHFVQHMLPHQQIYLCNMQFQPLRMLVKSNSVPELQKINYGTDLQDVFNKIREFEQANP from the coding sequence ATGCATATCAAATCACTCTTTTCTAAAAATGTGTTTTTGGCCGTAAAACCATTTAGCGCATTGAAAGAATCTTTCCGTGAAGGTTACGGAAAACAAAAATTGATTAAAGATATTATCGCGGGTCTCACCGTGGGCGTCATTGCGATTCCACTTTCCATGGCTTTAGCCATTGCTAGCGGTGTGCCACCACAACACGGTCTTTATACCGCTATCATAGCGGGGATCGTAATTGCGTTAACCGGTGGATCGCGTTTTAATATTTCAGGTCCAACCGCCGCATTTGTCGTGATTTTATATCCCGTCACCCAACAATTTGGGCTCAGCGGGTTACTTATGGCAACGCTACTTTCGGGAATTATTTTAGTCATCATGGCGTTGTCTCGATTGGGACGACTAATTGAGTACATTCCTCTCCCCGTTACACTTGGCTTTACCTGCGGGATTGGGATCACCATCGGCACCTTGCAAATCAAAGATTTTTTAGGTTTAGACATTGCCCAGATGCCACCTCACTATATTGAAAAAGTGCAAGCTATTTTGACCGCACTTCCGACGATTAACTGGGCAGACACTGCGGTTGGCGTGATCACCTTATTTGTACTCACCCAATGGCATAAACTTCGTTTACCCGTGCCGGGCCATTTACCTGCGGTCATTATTGGGACACTCATGGCATTAGCCTTAGGACAATTTGGCTTCTCGGTTGAAACCATTGGTACAGCATTCCAATATACCTTATCTGACGGTACAACAGGACATGGTATCCCTAATGTCCTGCCTGAATTTGCCTTACCTTGGAATATTCCTAATGCACAAGGTGAAGTCATCAATTGGAATTTTGATCGCATACAAGATATCTTGCCTGCCGCCTTTTCAATGGCTGTATTAGGCGCGATTGAATCGCTACTTTGTGCGGTCATTTTAGATAATATGACGGATACCAAACATCATTCCAATAATGAATTACTCGCCCAAGGTTTAGGTAATATTATTTCACCATTCTTAGGCGGCATTACGGCAACTGCAGCAATTGCACGTTCTGCAGCCAACGTTAAATCTGGAGCAGTATCGCCAATAGCCAGTGTCATTCATGCACTCTTGGTTTTATTCTCGCTATTATTCTTTGCGAATGCCCTGTCTTATTTGCCACTCTCTTCTATGGCTGCATTGCTATTAATGGTAGCTTGGCATATGGCAAATGTACCTGAAATTATTCGTTTGGCGCGTCGCTCCACAAAAAACGAAATTGCTGTGTTGTTCACTTGCTTAATTCTCACTGTGTTATTTGATATGGTAATTGCCATCTCTGTCGGCGTATTATTAGCGAGTCTCTTATTTATCCGCACCATTGCAGAAATGACAAAAGCGATTGAACAACCTGCACCAGAAGATTTAAATGATGTATTAGCTTATCGTATCAGCGGTCCACTATTCTTTGCTGCGGCGGATAAACTCTTTGCGGATTTGCATGATAAAACCGTCCATACGGATCACGAGATCAAACATATCGTGTTGCAATGCGATGCCGTGACTGTGCTGGATACCGGCGGTATTCATGCACTCACTCATTTTGTACAGCATATGTTGCCACATCAACAAATCTACTTGTGCAATATGCAATTCCAACCACTCAGAATGTTAGTAAAATCTAACTCTGTGCCTGAATTGCAAAAAATTAACTATGGTACAGATTTACAAGATGTGTTTAATAAAATTCGTGAGTTTGAACAAGCAAATCCATAA